One Myripristis murdjan chromosome 17, fMyrMur1.1, whole genome shotgun sequence DNA segment encodes these proteins:
- the aldh9a1b gene encoding 4-trimethylaminobutyraldehyde dehydrogenase B, translating into MLPRLVSSLRLRPSAAPLAAATRCASSGNVDIRVPLNFWAGKRMRSQEKRNKEPVYEPATGRVLCHLEPCGASEVDQAVKDAKSAFGHWSKMSGMERARIMIEAALIIESRREEIAEMEVVNNGKSITEARLDVDSARLCIEYYAGLASTLAGQHVQLPGGSFAYTRREPLGVCVGIGAWNYPFQIAAWKSAPALACGNSMVFKPSPVTPVTAVMLAEIYAKAGAPEGLFNVVQGGQETGSLLCHHPDVAKVSFTGSVPTGKKIMEMASKGVKPVTLELGGKSPLLIFEDSDLENAVKGALMANFLSQGQVCSNGTRVFVQKHILPEFVEEVVKRTQAIEIGDPLAESTRMGALVSQPHLHRVLEFVEQAKKEGATVLCGGEPFVPSDPKLKGGYYMMPCVLGDCTDKMTCVKEEIFGPVMSVLSFDTEEEVLRRANDTTMGLAAGVFTRDVRRAHRVVEHLKAGSCFINNYNITPVEVPFGGFKMSGIGRENGQVTIEYYSQLKTVFVEMGDVDSLF; encoded by the exons ATGCTCCCAAGGCTTGTTTCGTCGCTGCGGCTGCGGCCCAGTGCTGCTCCCCTGGCCGCGGCGACACGATGCGCCTCCTCGGGGAATGTGGACATCAGAGTCCCGCTGAACTTCTGGGCTGGCAAGAGAATGAGGAGCCAAGAGAAACGCAACAAGGAGCCCGTGTATGAACCTGCAACAG GGCGCGTCTTGTGCCATTTGGAGCCATGTGGTGCCTCGGAGGTCGACCAGGCTGTGAAAGATGCCAAGTCAGCGTTTGGCCATTGGAGCAAGATGTCTGGGATGGAGCGGGCGAGGATCATGATAGAGGCTGCGCTCATTATTGAg agcaggagagaggaaataGCCGAGATGGAGGTGGTCAACAATGGAAAGTCCATCACAGAGGCCCGTCTGGATGTGGACTCTGCCAGACTGTGTATAGAGTACTACGCAGGCCTGGCCAGCACTTTGGCAG GCCAACATGTCCAGTTGCCTGGAGGGTCATTTGCCTACACACGGAGGGAGCCTTTGGGAGTCTGCGTGGGCATTGGTGCATGGAACTACCCATTCCAGATAGCTGCCTGGAAGTCAGCTCCAGCCCTGGCCTGTG GTAATTCCATGGTGTTCAAGCCGTCGCCGGTGACACCTGTGACAGCAGTCATGCTGGCAGAGATCTATGCCAAGGCTGGGGCTCCTGAGGGGCTGTTCAACGTGGTGCAGGGGGGTCAGGAGACCGGCAGCTTACTGTGCCACCACCCTGACGTGGCTAAGGTGTCCTTCACTGGGAGTGTACCCACAGGCAAGAAG aTTATGGAAATGGCATCCAAGGGGGTGAAGCCGGTGACTTTGGAGCTCGGTGGGAAATCTCCTCTGCTCATCTTTGAGGACAGTGATCTGGAGAATGCTGTGAAAGGAGCTCTCATGGCAAACTTCCTGTCTCAAGGCCAG GTCTGTAGCAATGGTACAAGGGTCTTTGTTCAGAAGCACATTCTGCCTGAGTTCgtggaggaggtggtgaagaGGACCCAAGCAATTGAGATAGGAGACCCCCTGGCAGAGAGCACCCGCATGGGAGCACTGGTCAGCCAGCCGCATCTTCACAGAGTCCTAGAGTTTGTGGAACAGGCAAAGAAAGAG GGAGCCACAGTGTTGTGTGGAGGTGAACCTTTTGTCCCGTCGGACCCCAAACTCAAGGGCGGATACTACATGATGCCATGTGTCCTGG GAGACTGCACAGACAAGATGACCTGTGTGAAAGAGGAAATCTTTGGCCCTGTCATGTCTGTGCTGTCCTttgacacagaggaggaggtgctgcGGAGAGCCAATGACACCACCATGGGTCTGGCTGCAGGGGTGTTCACTAG GGATGTGAGGCGAGCTCATCGTGTGGTTGAACACCTCAAGGCTGGTTCCTGTTTTATCAACAACTACAACATCACGCCAGTGGAGGTTCCCTTTGGAGGCTTCAAAATGTCAG GTATTGGGCGGGAGAACGGCCAGGTGACCATCGAGTACTACTCCCAGCTTAAGACCGTGTTCGTGGAGATGGGTGATGTGGACAGCCTCTTCTAG
- the zte38 gene encoding zebrafish testis-expressed 38 produces the protein MPARKTCIKKNQENVVQWTSLFLNDLKTEQESLVFVKRMMALAVSSITYLRGIFPEDAYRSLYLEDLCAKVLREDCSTLGACKTVKWMMGCFEALEKRYLQLVLIGVYTNPDDPNSIIESYQFKLKYKDKGPEMDIFRNENAEMRVTIEDTKKASVLLIRKLFLLMQNLDALPSQVHLTMRLYYYDDITPADYQPPGFKEGECSSLWFEGMAVHFRVGEVQTAFHTLKVRVAAEQRRLDKLQEGEHVKENKQESEKSGLPADPHEKNMDKDDLPSEDESAQFKKPQRPVAKRIGVAKNLAKKKRRI, from the exons ATGCCAGCCAGGAAGACTTGCATCAAGAAAAACCAGGAGAACGTCGTCCAG TGGACTAGTTTATTCCTGAACGACCTGAAGACCGAACAGGAGTCCCTGGTGTTCGTCAAAAGGATGATGGCGCTGGCTGTCTCCTCCATCACCTACCTCAGAGGGATTTTCCCAGAGGACGCCTACAGATCACTGTACCTAGAAG ACTTATGCGCCAAAGTTTTACGAGAGGACTGCAGCACACTAGGTGCCTGCAAAACTGTGAAATG GATGATGGGCTGCTTTGAGGCATTAGAGAAGCGATAT CTCCAGCTTGTGTTAATTGGG GTCTACACCAATCCAGATGACCCAAAT agCATTATTGAGTCCTACCAGTTCAAATTGAAATACAAAGATAAAGGACCAGAGATGGACATATTCAG GAACGAGAATGCAGAGATGCGGGTGACAATAGAGGACACCAAGAAGGCCTCAGTGCTCCTCATCAGGAAGCTCTTCCTGCTGATGCAGAACCTGGATGCCCTTCCCAGCCAGGTCCACCTCACCATGAGGCTCTACTACTATGATGACA TCACACCTGCTGATTATCAGCCACCAGGCTTCAAGGAGGGTGAATGCAGCAGCCTGTGGTTTGAGGGCATGGCTGTGCACTTCAGGGTAGGTGAGGTGCAGACGGCCTTCCACACCCTCAAAGTACGTGTGGCAGCTGAACAAAGACGGCTGGACAAGCTTCAGGAAGGAGAACACGTGAAGGAGAACAAGCAGGAATCTGAAAAATCTGGCCTGCCAGCG GATCCTCATGAGAAGAATATGGACAAAGATGACCTACCTTCTGAAGACG AGTCTGCACAATTCAAGAAGCCCCAAAGGCCTGTGGCAAAG AGAATAGGTGTTGCCAAAAACCTGGctaagaagaaaagaagaatttAA
- the prdx1 gene encoding peroxiredoxin-1, translating into MAAGKAQIGKLAPDFTAKAVMPDGQFKDLKLSDYRGKYVVFFFYPLDFTFVCPTEIIAFSDAASEFKKIGCEVIAASVDSHFSHFAWTNTPRKQGGLGAMKIPLVADTRRSISTDYGVLKEDEGIAYRGLFIIDDKGILRQITINDLPVGRSVDETLRLVQAFQFTDKHGEVCPAGWKPGSDTIKPDVQKSKDFFSKQ; encoded by the exons ATGGCTGCAGGCAAGGCACAGATTGGAAAGCTGGCCCCAGACTTCACAGCCAAAGCGGTGATGCCAGATGGACAGTTCAAGGACCTGAAGCTGTCAGACTACAGAG GGAAGtatgttgtctttttcttctaTCCACTGGACTTCACCTTTGTGTGTCCAACTGAGATCATCGCTTTCAGTGATGCTGCCAGTGAATTCAAGAAGATCGGCTGTGAAGTCATCGCTGCCTCAGTCGACTCCCATTTCTCCCATTTTGCATG GACCAACACACCACGCAAGCAGGGCGGTCTGGGTGCCATGAAGATTCCCCTGGTAGCTGACACACGGCGCTCCATCTCGACAGACTATGGGGTGCTAAAAGAGGACGAGGGCATCGCCTACAG AGGGCTGTTCATCATCGATGACAAAGGCATCCTGAGGCAGATCACTATCAATGACCTCCCAGTTGGACGGTCCGTCGACGAGACTCTGCGTTTGGTCCAAGCCTTTCAGTTCACTGACAAGCATGGAGAAG TCTGTCCTGCCGGCTGGAAACCAGGAAGTGACACCATCAAGCCAGATGTCCAGAAGAGTAAGGACTTCTTCTCCAAGCAGTAA